The following are encoded together in the Elusimicrobiota bacterium genome:
- a CDS encoding efflux RND transporter periplasmic adaptor subunit has protein sequence MRKIFALGISLLILMAGLTACGKRKEVGMQSREQALYQCPMHPEIIRKEPGTCPICHMQLQKMETESTTHEHHEETGRASFTLSPQRQQLIGVTFGAVEFRDLERVIRASGRIAYDPELYSAIEEYHQALSGGPELESIRKSTRMKLRLLGLSDAQIDDLANKPRNAAVGLVLGRAGGTVWVYADVYEYEVNFIKPGQTMEIASPALPGETFTGKVLSVDPVISAMTRTARVRAEVNNPKGKFRPEMYLDVKIRVPLGKKLAVPGEAVLDTGERKVVFAVHEDNTFEPREVRLGVEAEGFYAVLFGLEIGDRVVTSANFLIDSESQFKAAIEAFRKRDGGEGMPPGHQH, from the coding sequence ATGAGAAAAATTTTCGCCTTAGGCATTTCGTTATTGATCTTAATGGCCGGATTGACCGCTTGCGGCAAGCGCAAAGAAGTGGGCATGCAGTCTCGGGAGCAGGCGCTTTATCAATGCCCCATGCATCCGGAAATCATCCGCAAAGAGCCCGGAACCTGCCCCATTTGCCATATGCAGCTTCAAAAAATGGAGACGGAATCAACCACCCACGAACATCATGAAGAGACGGGACGCGCGTCGTTTACGCTGTCGCCGCAGCGCCAGCAGTTAATCGGGGTCACCTTCGGCGCCGTGGAATTCCGGGACCTTGAACGCGTGATCCGCGCATCGGGACGCATCGCCTATGATCCTGAGCTTTACTCGGCCATCGAGGAATACCACCAGGCCTTAAGCGGGGGTCCGGAACTTGAATCCATCCGCAAATCAACGCGCATGAAATTAAGGCTTTTAGGCCTCTCCGATGCTCAGATCGATGATTTGGCGAACAAACCCAGAAACGCGGCCGTGGGCTTGGTGTTGGGCCGGGCCGGGGGCACGGTCTGGGTTTATGCGGATGTCTATGAATATGAGGTGAATTTCATCAAGCCCGGACAAACCATGGAAATTGCCTCCCCTGCCTTGCCGGGGGAAACATTCACGGGCAAGGTTCTTTCCGTTGATCCCGTTATCAGCGCCATGACCAGAACCGCCAGAGTGCGCGCCGAGGTGAACAATCCTAAGGGGAAATTCAGGCCGGAGATGTACCTTGACGTCAAAATCCGCGTTCCCCTGGGCAAAAAATTGGCCGTGCCCGGTGAAGCCGTCTTGGACACGGGGGAACGAAAAGTGGTTTTTGCCGTCCATGAGGACAACACCTTCGAACCGCGCGAGGTGCGCCTGGGCGTGGAGGCCGAAGGCTTCTATGCGGTTTTGTTCGGGCTGGAAATCGGGGACCGGGTTGTCACATCCGCAAATTTTCTGATTGATTCCGAATCCCAATTTAAAGCCGCAATCGAAGCGTTCCGGAAACGAGACGGCGGCGAGGGAATGCCACCGGGGCATCAACACTAA
- a CDS encoding TolC family protein, which yields MKLAFVVAFAVAFNANAEKKEEKISLASLLEEAKTNNPAVKAAYERWQSAEAKVSASRSWENPMVGIKNKKAESSGTEPAMKSEMLMVEQEIPFPGKISDEARMLHHEAKIAHEDYRARLLETEAQVKIRYHLLSWLASTADALKKDTDILEGIARVAQSRLSAGQSSADEALLAQAQLKMVENSVFEREQQKLIEEEELNALLGRKPGTRWGRFEAVPLRDLPVSVEELEKQARETNPMYLNTLHMQAHAAVMARRALLNFAPDFKVSYEREKFESGLPAETTIGAALRIPLWLWRPAGERKSAKAHQRQTQAESQSAQNDIFKTLYKEYTEVNLHRQLALNYSKEILPLAESALQIAQKNYETGRADFAKLTEAVRHLLEAQMKYYEELYHYGEHWAMLEVVAGKEIEGVKN from the coding sequence GTGAAATTAGCGTTCGTTGTCGCGTTTGCAGTCGCGTTTAATGCAAATGCTGAAAAAAAAGAAGAAAAAATTTCTTTAGCTTCGTTATTGGAAGAAGCTAAAACAAATAATCCGGCGGTGAAAGCCGCGTATGAACGCTGGCAATCCGCCGAAGCCAAAGTTTCGGCCTCGCGCTCCTGGGAAAACCCCATGGTCGGCATTAAGAATAAAAAAGCCGAATCATCGGGGACGGAACCGGCCATGAAAAGCGAAATGCTTATGGTCGAACAGGAAATTCCCTTTCCCGGAAAGATTTCAGATGAGGCGCGCATGCTGCATCACGAAGCCAAAATCGCTCATGAGGATTATCGCGCCCGGCTTTTGGAAACAGAGGCGCAGGTAAAAATCCGCTACCACCTTCTTTCCTGGCTTGCTTCCACAGCCGACGCCTTGAAAAAAGACACCGACATTTTAGAAGGCATCGCCCGCGTGGCCCAATCGCGGTTGTCCGCAGGCCAAAGCAGCGCGGATGAGGCGCTCTTGGCGCAGGCCCAGCTTAAAATGGTCGAAAACTCGGTGTTTGAGCGCGAGCAGCAAAAACTGATCGAGGAAGAGGAGTTGAACGCGCTTCTTGGGCGCAAGCCCGGCACGCGCTGGGGCCGTTTTGAAGCGGTTCCACTGCGCGATTTGCCTGTTTCCGTCGAGGAATTGGAGAAACAGGCGAGGGAAACGAACCCCATGTATTTAAACACCCTGCACATGCAGGCGCATGCGGCCGTAATGGCGCGCCGGGCGCTGCTGAATTTCGCGCCGGACTTTAAGGTCAGTTATGAACGGGAAAAATTTGAATCCGGCCTTCCCGCGGAAACAACGATCGGGGCGGCCCTGCGCATCCCTCTTTGGCTTTGGCGGCCGGCCGGGGAGCGCAAATCCGCCAAAGCCCATCAACGCCAAACGCAAGCCGAATCCCAAAGCGCGCAAAACGATATTTTTAAGACACTGTACAAGGAATACACCGAAGTCAATCTGCACCGGCAATTGGCTCTTAACTATTCCAAGGAAATCCTGCCTCTGGCTGAAAGCGCCCTTCAAATCGCCCAGAAAAACTATGAAACCGGACGGGCGGATTTCGCCAAACTGACCGAGGCGGTGCGCCATTTGCTGGAGGCGCAAATGAAATATTACGAGGAACTTTATCACTACGGAGAACACTGGGCCATGCTCGAAGTCGTGGCCGGGAAGGAAATCGAGGGGGTAAAAAACTAA
- a CDS encoding YcaQ family DNA glycosylase — translation MMTFPVEAVAALFLKRQHLDRPLERPFTEEALTRFVEDAGGLQLDSINVLERAHYLTLWSRFGPYKKDALDRIVYEKRALIEYWAHAACLVPVSDLRGWRRAMADFRRRHTGWSDWLKAHPRVLRRVEDEIRGRGPLSAAAFARPVSQGKTKGWWDWKPAHHALHYLWMSGRLAIHSRRHFQKSYDLAERVLPPVEPLERSAFPRWHLKKTLRALGAAAEADLARYLTFPRFKPGARRRALVAMAKSGEVVQVSVAGCPGRWFILAEDIPALESVAPAQGTTLLCPFDSLLWHRGRAKALFGFDYKIEVYTPAAQRVYGYYTLPILHHGRLIGRLDPKNHRAEKRLEIRSAHFNSKPNAEALAGTARAVRSLASFLGAEKVSVARGPLREF, via the coding sequence ATGATGACTTTTCCCGTTGAAGCAGTTGCGGCTCTTTTCCTGAAGCGCCAGCATCTTGACCGGCCTTTGGAGCGCCCATTCACCGAGGAGGCTCTGACGCGTTTCGTTGAAGACGCGGGGGGTTTGCAGCTTGACTCCATCAATGTCCTTGAACGCGCCCATTATTTGACGCTTTGGAGCCGCTTCGGACCCTATAAAAAAGACGCCCTCGACCGGATCGTTTATGAAAAACGCGCGCTCATCGAGTATTGGGCGCACGCGGCCTGCCTTGTGCCGGTTTCGGACCTGCGCGGCTGGCGGCGCGCCATGGCTGATTTTCGCCGCCGCCACACCGGCTGGTCGGACTGGCTCAAGGCTCATCCGCGCGTCTTGCGCCGCGTCGAAGATGAAATCCGCGGCCGGGGGCCGTTATCTGCGGCGGCTTTCGCGCGCCCGGTTTCCCAGGGCAAAACAAAAGGATGGTGGGACTGGAAACCGGCTCATCATGCCCTGCACTATCTCTGGATGAGTGGACGTCTGGCCATCCATTCCCGCCGCCATTTTCAGAAGAGTTACGATTTGGCCGAGCGCGTTCTGCCGCCGGTCGAGCCTCTGGAGCGATCCGCTTTCCCACGCTGGCACCTAAAAAAGACCCTGCGCGCGCTGGGAGCGGCGGCGGAAGCCGATCTCGCCCGCTACCTGACCTTCCCAAGATTTAAGCCTGGCGCGCGGCGGCGCGCGCTGGTTGCTATGGCCAAAAGCGGCGAAGTCGTTCAAGTGAGCGTAGCCGGCTGTCCCGGACGCTGGTTTATCCTGGCCGAGGACATCCCCGCGCTCGAATCAGTGGCTCCGGCCCAAGGCACGACGCTGCTTTGCCCCTTCGACTCCCTCCTGTGGCATCGCGGCCGTGCAAAGGCTCTATTCGGCTTTGATTACAAAATCGAAGTCTACACACCAGCGGCGCAGCGCGTTTACGGCTACTACACGTTGCCCATCCTGCATCATGGGCGGCTCATCGGCCGCCTTGACCCTAAAAACCATCGCGCTGAGAAGCGTTTGGAGATACGGTCCGCCCATTTCAATTCGAAACCGAACGCCGAGGCTCTGGCTGGAACCGCCCGCGCCGTGCGTTCATTGGCCTCGTTTCTCGGGGCCGAAAAAGTGTCCGTAGCTCGCGGCCCCCTTCGGGAGTTCTAG
- a CDS encoding lipocalin-like domain-containing protein — MKNKLVGTWELVSHCRVDEQGGMSYPLGRRPSGYLIYSPEGFMSVCITSQNRRLPRGFDFHDIPKLTPAQKTRLLHSCISYAGKYRVLKDKVIHQVQVSLIPSWVGKKLIRKIDWPQGKLSLTSPPFVINNTKYRARILWQRVLR; from the coding sequence ATGAAAAATAAATTAGTCGGCACTTGGGAACTGGTTTCCCATTGTCGGGTCGATGAGCAAGGGGGGATGAGCTACCCTTTGGGACGGCGGCCTTCGGGATATTTAATTTACAGCCCCGAAGGTTTTATGTCCGTCTGCATCACAAGCCAGAATCGCCGGCTGCCCCGAGGATTTGATTTCCATGACATCCCCAAACTCACACCCGCTCAAAAAACGCGCCTGCTGCATAGCTGCATTTCCTACGCGGGGAAATATCGGGTCTTAAAAGACAAAGTTATCCATCAGGTTCAAGTCAGCCTGATCCCAAGCTGGGTGGGCAAAAAACTTATCAGAAAAATCGACTGGCCCCAAGGCAAACTCTCTCTGACCAGCCCGCCCTTTGTCATCAACAACACCAAATACAGAGCCCGCATCCTCTGGCAGCGCGTCTTACGCTAA
- a CDS encoding SOS response-associated peptidase family protein, protein MCGRFSQTADVKELAARFGYEASDVTFAPRCNIAPGQEAPVVIWFIATA, encoded by the coding sequence ATGTGCGGGCGTTTTTCCCAGACCGCAGATGTCAAGGAGTTGGCCGCGCGCTTTGGTTATGAAGCCTCGGATGTTACCTTTGCGCCAAGATGCAATATCGCTCCCGGTCAGGAAGCGCCCGTCGTGATTTGGTTCATTGCGACGGCTTAG